A part of Drosophila bipectinata strain 14024-0381.07 chromosome 3L, DbipHiC1v2, whole genome shotgun sequence genomic DNA contains:
- the LOC108127768 gene encoding luciferin sulfotransferase-like, producing MYSSKILKSLATRPMIQLQTLVPDWMPLNQEETNRWCTLPEAYDQDFAKRIHNFETRESDVFVVTFMKCGTTWMQELAWLLLNNLDFERARSSFLLRRSPHIEHSAIDNKVTVDNISLCDNLKDDPRLIKTHLPAQLLPKQIWLKKRKIIYVARNPKDVLVSSYHFLTGIGLWEGSLEEFTNQFIEDRIIFTSYWSHVLDFHQMRHEPNVFFVTYEEMKNDLKSVDL from the exons ATGTATTcaagtaaaatattaaagtcCTTGGCCACACGGCCAATGATTCAGTTACAAACACTAGTACCAGACTGGATGCCTTTAAACCAGGAAGAGACCAATCGATGGTGCACTTTGCCCGAGGCTTACGACCAAGATTTTGCCAAAAGAATCCACAACTTTGAGACGAGGGAAAGTGATGTTTTTGTGGTGACTTTTATGAAATGTGGGACAACCTGGATGCAGGAGTTGGCCTGGCTTTTGCTAAATAATCTAGATTTTGAGAGGGCCAGGTCAAGTTTTTTACTGAGACGCAGTCCCCATATCGA ACACTCTGCCATAGACAACAAGGTCACTGTGGATAACATATCTTTGTGCGATAACTTGAAGGACGATCCCCGTCTCATTAAAACCCACTTACCAGCCCAGTTGCTGCCCAAACAGATTTGgttgaaaaaaaggaaaattataTACGTGGCTCGCAATCCAAAGGATGTTCTTGTTTCTTCTTACCATTTCCTAACCGGCATAGGACTCTGGGAGGGAAGTTTGGAGGAGTTCACAAATCAGTTTATCGAGGATCGCATTATATTCACTTCATACTGGTCGCATGTCTTGGACTTTCATCAAATGCGCCACGAAccaaatgttttttttgtaacatACGAGGAAATGAAAAACGATTTGAAAAGTGTAGATTTATAG